Sequence from the Dehalococcoidia bacterium genome:
CTCCACACCGCAAAGCCTCTCTAAATGAATCAAATTTCAGCGGCATCACCATAAATTCCTGAAAATCCGTGGAATCCATAGCATGTCGTCCTCCGTTCAAAAGATTCAGCATAGGGGAGGGTAACGTCACACCATTTCCCAAGTATCTGAAAAGAGGCACGCCCGTAGAAGCTGCGGCTGCATGCGCATTAGCTAACGAGACTGCAAGAGTGGCGTTTGCACCTACTTTTGATTTATCTGGAGTCCCATCCAGTGAAAGCATCGTATTATCTATTTCTTCTTGGTTCTTTGCATCAAGGCCAACAATACCTTTAGAAATCACTTCGTTCACATTAGATACAGCCTTTTGGGTACCTTTTCCTGCAAAGCGCAGGCTATCTCCATCTCGAAGTTCTAGTGCCTCATGGCTTCCCGTACTTGCACCTGAAGGAACAGCAGCCCATCCTTTAGAGCCATCTTCTAAGATTATCTCTGCTTCCACAGTTGGGAGCCCTCTAGAATCGAGGATTTCCCTTGCATGGACCTTTAATATTCGCGACATTCAATCACCATCACTATTTAAAATATTCAATTACTGCGAGCTAAGGCCGCATCAATAGCTTTATTGACTGCTTCTGAAGGAGAGCTGGCTATTTGCAGTCCTATCGGCAAATCCGAACGCTCTGGCAACTTCCAAGTTTCTAGCCCGATCACGGGGATCCCGTCCCCAAGGGCGTGACCTATCTCTGAAAGTGTTCCATACGCTCCGTCAATAGCAATTACAGCACGACCAGTTTTTACAACTATTATGTTCCGCGCGTATCCCATGCCTGTCATGATGGGAAAATCAATAAATTCATTCGACAAATTTGGATCGTTGCCAGGCAATATCCCAATCGTGATCCCACCTTCGGACTTAGCTCCTCGACATACCGCTTCCATTACGCCTCGTAATCCTCCACAAACAACAGCTACACCTTTTTTGGCAAGTAATTGACCGACCGAATAGGCCATATCAATTGCATGCTTAGGAGGATCTGCGCCACCAATCACCGAAATTATTAGAGTTCTAGGCTTTAAGGCTTCAATATTCAAAGCATCGTCTACCATTAGCCCAAAAATGGACCTAAAGCATTTGTGGCACTATCTATGGCAGTCATCAAAGGAAGTGGGTATATACCGATAAGAACCATACCAATAAAGAGCAGCCAGATCGGGATTGAAGCCACAATACTAGGAGAAACTCTCACGCTATTGACCGCCTCATAGACGTACATTTGCTTAATTATTCTGATGTAATAGTAAAGAGAAATTAAGCTATTAACTACAGCAACTACCATTAACCATGTCAGGCCTGCTTGAACTGCAGACGTGAACAATAAAAATTTCGTGACGAACCCTGCGTAAATAGGAAGCCCGGCAAGTGAAAAAAGCGACGAGGCCATTACCATCGCCATGAAAGGCGAACGTGATGCCAATCCACTAAATCCCTCAATGCTTTCATCTCCTTGCCCTACTTCAATTGCCATAATTACAGAAAATGCTGCAAGGTTGGTAAAGGCATAGCCACACATGTGCAAGATAACAGCATTCACACCATTTTCATTAAGTGAAATTAACCCAACGAGAATAAATCCAACTTGAGCGATGCTGCTGTATGCAAAAAGCCGTTTTATATTTTGCTGTACCAATGCTGTCAAAGTCCCAATAGTCATTGTGCCAGCAGCAAGTATGGCAAGTGGGAGTTGCCAATCATCCATGCTTCGATAACCCGCTTCCGCAAGAAAACGAATTAACAAAGCAATAACCGCAGCCTTAGACAGCACCGCTATAAAAGCGGTAATCGGAGTAGGTGCACCTTCATAAACATCGGGGGCCCACAAATGAAAAGGAACTAAGGACAGCTTGAAACCTATGCCTGCAAAGAATAATGCCAATCCTAAAATCACTGTCATTGATGGGTCGTTACCAGAGCCTCCCAAGAGAGCGCTCATTACGCTTTCCATGTACCTGAACGTTGTTTCGCCAATTGCACCGAAAAGAATAGCAATACCTAAAAGCATCAATGCAGAAGAGAGCGATCCAAGAAGGATATATTTAACTGCCGCTTCTGCAGAACGACCATCTCCTCTACTTATTGCAACAAGTACGTAGAGGCAAAAAGCCATTACTTCTATGGAAATATAAGCCGTTAGCAATTCACCAGAAGAAGCGACTAAATCGGCCCCTAGTACTGCAAAAATTATCAGCGCATAGAATTCCCCAGGGTTTCTAATTTTACGATATACATAATCAATCGAAATTAATGTAACTGCAGCGCCAATTCCCATTGCCAAAATTTTGAAAATTAAGGAAAACCCATCAACAAAAATTAATTGTTCGTATAAATGCTCAGGATCTACTGAACGATTCGCAAAACTGTATATTGCAATAAAAATAAGCCCAATGGAGGCCAGCAGAGCCAATGTCAGGTTGTGCGCTCTCCGAGAACGCCAAGGAATTGAAAAATCGGCAATAAGTACTACAAATCCTAAACCGGCAATCAAAAATTCTGTTATTAAAAGTCCAAAATTAGGCATTATTAGGACATCCCTCTCAATATCACATCTACACTAGGCCTAATAACATCTAAAAACGGAGCCGGGAAAATTCCAACGACAACTATCGGGGTAAGTAAAAAGGCTCCAACCCCAAATTCTTTAGGCGATAAGTCTTTTAAACTTTCCCACTTAGGGTCAATAGGACCAAAGAATACCCTCCCTATAAGCCTCAATATGTACGTTGCGGTGATTGCTGCACCAATAATCCCCAGGACCCCAAGTATAGGTTCCGTCCGAAACGTCCCAATGAAAACCAATAGCTCTGAAACAAATCCACTCAATCCCGGTAGACCCAGTGAAGCTAACCCTGCCACAATAAAAAACCCTGAAGCCCAACCCATTCTTGCAGACAGCCCATTTAACACTAGGGTATCGCGGGTATGAGTTCGTTCATAAATAGCTCCAACAATTGCAAAAAATAGAGCGGTCATAACTCCATGAGAAAACATCTGTAGTGATGCTCCTGTCAGGCCAATTATGTCAACCGTACCTATCCCCATAAGAACATACCCCATATGGCTCACACTGGAATATCCGATTACATATTTTAAGTCTGTCTGTGAAAGAGCAGAAACTGCGCCATAGACAACGTTAATTGTCCCGAGTATTAACAACGCCAAAGACCATGTCTCAAATCCTTCAGGCAAAAGCGTCATCCCG
This genomic interval carries:
- a CDS encoding TIGR00725 family protein, whose amino-acid sequence is MVDDALNIEALKPRTLIISVIGGADPPKHAIDMAYSVGQLLAKKGVAVVCGGLRGVMEAVCRGAKSEGGITIGILPGNDPNLSNEFIDFPIMTGMGYARNIIVVKTGRAVIAIDGAYGTLSEIGHALGDGIPVIGLETWKLPERSDLPIGLQIASSPSEAVNKAIDAALARSN
- a CDS encoding NADH-quinone oxidoreductase subunit N → MPNFGLLITEFLIAGLGFVVLIADFSIPWRSRRAHNLTLALLASIGLIFIAIYSFANRSVDPEHLYEQLIFVDGFSLIFKILAMGIGAAVTLISIDYVYRKIRNPGEFYALIIFAVLGADLVASSGELLTAYISIEVMAFCLYVLVAISRGDGRSAEAAVKYILLGSLSSALMLLGIAILFGAIGETTFRYMESVMSALLGGSGNDPSMTVILGLALFFAGIGFKLSLVPFHLWAPDVYEGAPTPITAFIAVLSKAAVIALLIRFLAEAGYRSMDDWQLPLAILAAGTMTIGTLTALVQQNIKRLFAYSSIAQVGFILVGLISLNENGVNAVILHMCGYAFTNLAAFSVIMAIEVGQGDESIEGFSGLASRSPFMAMVMASSLFSLAGLPIYAGFVTKFLLFTSAVQAGLTWLMVVAVVNSLISLYYYIRIIKQMYVYEAVNSVRVSPSIVASIPIWLLFIGMVLIGIYPLPLMTAIDSATNALGPFLG